The DNA segment CCAAAAGCCGTAGCTTTTTCCTGTCGTGAGAATGACCGTTAGCGACGTGACCAAGGCGAATACCAACAAAAACGTCGTTCGCCACGCCTCTTCAGAAGCCCCCTGACCGAACACCGCCTGCAACGGGAACATTCCCGCGGCGAGCACCAGCAGCACGGCGAACATCCACATCACCAAATTCCGCCGCGGCAGCGCCCAGGTCAGCAGCGGCTTATAGATGTGGATAAAGCTGCGCACGATCCAATTCTCCTCTTCGCTCCGCAGGCGCCCTTTGATGAACGTGGGAATCAGCGCGGGGACGAGCGTTACCGAAATCAGCGCCACACCGATCATGGCAAAGCTCTTGGTGAACGCCAGCGGATGAAATAGCTTGCCTTCCCGGCCGCTCAGCATGAACACCGGGACGAACGATAGGAGCATGATCAGGACGGAGAAAAAGATCGGCCGGCCGACCGTGCGGCAGGGCTGAATCACTAGCTCGCGGATGTCGCCCGTTACCTTACGGTCGCCGAAATGCTCCTTCAAGTGATGCGTTGCATTCTCGGTCATCACAATCGCCTGATCGACCAGGATGCCGATCGAGATCGTGATGCCCGCCAACGACATGATGTTGGCCTGAATGTCGATGATGCCGGTTTCGCGCAGCACCCACATCATCAGGAACGAGAACAACACCGCGAGCGGCAGCGTGATGCAGATTACGAACACGCTGCGGAAATGCATCAAGATCAGCAGAATCGCCAGCGAGGCGATCACCATCTCGTGCCACATCACTTCGCTGAGCGTGTGAATCGCCCCTTCGATCAGTCGCGTGCGATCGTAGGCGGCGACGATATGCACGCCCTCGGGCAGTCCAGGCTGTAGCTCGTGAATCTTCTCCTTGACCCGCTTCGTCACTTCCAGCGGGTTTTCGCCATGCCGCATCAACACCGCTCCGCCGGTGACCTCGTTGCCGTCTTTTTCATACACGCTGCGGCGGAACTGCGTACCGAGTTGCACCGTGGCGATGCTATGGACGTAGATCGGCGTGCCGTTCACTTCCTTGATGACGGTGTTTGCGATGTCGTGCTTATCTTTGATCCAACCGACGCCGCGGACGATGTACTCGGCGTTGTTTTTTTGCACGACGCCGCCGCCGGCCGGCATGTTGCTCTTG comes from the Planctomycetia bacterium genome and includes:
- a CDS encoding efflux RND transporter permease subunit, whose translation is MIEKIIELSIRNRFLVLIVTAALTVAAIYATLHTPVDAIPDLSENQVIVFTDWMGRSPREIEDQVTYPLSRKLQGLAGVKTVRSSSEFNFSMITIIFDDDIDFYFARQRVTEKLSQANTFLPAGVMPYLAPDATALGQIYWYTVETSLEHPIDSGRLWAINKFYIAPQLNSAPGVADVAIVGGTPLEYQIDVRPEDLRAYGITLGELYAAVGKSNMPAGGGVVQKNNAEYIVRGVGWIKDKHDIANTVIKEVNGTPIYVHSIATVQLGTQFRRSVYEKDGNEVTGGAVLMRHGENPLEVTKRVKEKIHELQPGLPEGVHIVAAYDRTRLIEGAIHTLSEVMWHEMVIASLAILLILMHFRSVFVICITLPLAVLFSFLMMWVLRETGIIDIQANIMSLAGITISIGILVDQAIVMTENATHHLKEHFGDRKVTGDIRELVIQPCRTVGRPIFFSVLIMLLSFVPVFMLSGREGKLFHPLAFTKSFAMIGVALISVTLVPALIPTFIKGRLRSEEENWIVRSFIHIYKPLLTWALPRRNLVMWMFAVLLVLAAGMFPLQAVFGQGASEEAWRTTFLLVFALVTSLTVILTTGKSYGFW